One segment of Theobroma cacao cultivar B97-61/B2 chromosome 9, Criollo_cocoa_genome_V2, whole genome shotgun sequence DNA contains the following:
- the LOC18590763 gene encoding glutelin type-B 5 produces the protein MDIDLTPKLAKKVYGENGGSYHAWCPDELPMLRQGNIGAAKLALEKDGFALPRYSDSSKVAYVLQGAGVGGIVLPESEEKVIAIKKGDAIALPFGVITWWYNKEDTDLVVLFLGDTSKGHKAGQFTDFFLTGTNGIFTGFTTEFVKRAWDVDDDTVKALLGKQTGKGIVKLDANVKMPEPKPEHRQGLALNCEEAPLDTDIKNAGNVVVLNTRNLPLVGQVGLGADLVRLEGNAMCSPGFSCDSALQVTYIVKGSGRLQVVGVDGKRVLETVVKAGNLLIVPRFFVVSKIADPDGLSWFSIITTPNPVFTHLAGSIGTWKALSPEVLRASFNIPDETEKLFRSKRTSDAIFFPPPK, from the exons atGGATATTGATCTTACTCCAAAGTTGGCCAAGAAAGTGTACGGTGAAAATGGTGGTAGCTACCATGCTTGGTGCCCTGATGAACTCCCTATGTTGCGGCAAGGCAACATCGGTGCAGCCAAGTTGGCGCTTGAAAAGGATGGCTTTGCCCTTCCTCGTTACTCTGATTCTTCCAAGGTTGCTTATGTTCTTCAAG GAGCTGGTGTTGGTGGAATTGTCCTTCCTGAATCAGAAGAGAAAGTGATTGCAATTAAGAAGGGTGATGCTATTGCTCTTCCTTTTGGTGTTATTACCTGGTGGTATAACAAGGAGGACACTGACTTGGTGGTGCTCTTTCTGGGCGATACCTCAAAAGGCCACAAAGCTGGTCAGTTTACTGATTTCTTTTTGACGGGCACCAACGGCATCTTCACTGGCTTCACAACTGAGTTTGTGAAACGAGCATGGGATGTGGATGATGACACCGTCAAGGCCCTCCTCGGGAAGCAAACAGGCAAAGGCATTGTCAAGCTTGATGCCAATGTCAAGATGCCTGAGCCCAAGCCAGAACACCGACAAGGATTGGCGTTGAACTGTGAGGAGGCGCCATTAGATACGGATATTAAGAATGCTGGCAACGTGGTGGTGTTGAATACTAGAAATCTTCCTTTGGTCGGTCAGGTTGGGCTTGGTGCTGATCTTGTCAGGTTGGAAGGAAACGCAATGTGCTCCCCTGGTTTTTCCTGTGATTCAGCACTGCAGGTGACTTACATTGTTAAGGGCAGTGGCCGTCTCCAGGTTGTCGGCGTTGATGGCAAAAGGGTCCTGGAAACCGTTGTGAAGGCCGGCAATCTGTTGATTGTACCAAGGTTCTTTGTCGTTTCAAAGATTGCTGATCCAGATGGTTTGTCATGGTTCTCCATCATCACTACTCCCAA CCCTGTATTCACCCATTTGGCTGGAAGCATTGGGACTTGGAAGGCTCTATCTCCTGAAGTGCTTAGGGCATCTTTCAACATTCCTGATGAGACAGAGAAGCTTTTCCGCTCCAAGAGAACCTCGGATGCCATCTTCTTTCCCCCACCAAAATGA
- the LOC18590764 gene encoding DNA repair protein RAD51 homolog 4 isoform X4, whose protein sequence is MAPLKNLEQDYTIIDSNFLNFCASHGIFSVEDFLIHDLYKLAAFAEQNISSERLKEGITQVLSIIDDMHQPWLNGMELLEDAKRNKHSLPTGIQGIDFLLGGGIRVGQLTELVGPSSSGKTQVCLQTASNVASNHMGTVVYLDTGNSFSPQRIAHFLGMTNELASSEIKNQILQRVMSNILCHSVFDIFEMFDVLHKLEYRLRSQDRGVCQMRLLIIDSISLLITPVLGGTSSQGRALMVSAGYLLKKLADQHNLAVLVTNHTVGGEGGTSKPALGESWKSIPHSRLLLSCDRGSNVCNVSILKHPSMVKIRE, encoded by the exons ATGGCGCCGTTGAAAAATCTAGAGCAAGACTATACGATTATAGACTCCAATTTCCTAAATTTCTGCGCTTCTCACGGAATTTTCTCAG TCGAAGATTTCCTGATTCATGATCTCTATAAGTTAGCCGCTTTCGCggaacaaaatatttcttcaGAGAGATTAAAGGAG GGAATTACACAAGTCCTCTCTATCATAGATGATATGCATCAGCCATGGTTGAATGGGATGGAATTGTTGGAAGATGCTAAAAGGAATAAACACTCTTTACCAACTGGAATTCAAGG GATTGATTTTTTACTTGGAGGTGGAATCCGTGTTGGCCAATTAACTGAATTAGTTGGACCATCATCCTCTGGTAAAACACAA GTTTGCCTACAAACTGCATCAAATGTGGCGAGTAATCATATGGGCACTGTTGTGTACTTAGATACAGGCAACTCTTTTTCCCCTCAACGCATTGCCCACTTCCTTGGAATGACTAATGAGCTTGCATCTTCTGAG ATCAAAAACCAAATTCTGCAAAGAGTAATGAGCAACATATTGTGTCACTCTGTGTTTGACATCTTTGAGATGTTTGATGTGCTACATAAGCTAGAATATCGATTGAGATCTCAG GACAGAGGAGTCTGTCAGATGCGATTGCTAATAATTGATTCAATCTCATTGCTGATCACCCCTGTACTCGGAGGAACCAGCTCACAGG GGCGTGCTTTGATGGTTTCTGCTGGATATTTGCTGAAAAAGCTTGCAGATCAGCATAATCTTGCGGTGCTT gtgaccaatcataCAGTGGGTGGTGAGGGAGGGACTTCCAAACCAGCTCTTGGAGAGAGTTGGAAGAGCATCCCACATTCAAGGCTTCTTCTGTCCTGTGACCGTGGGAGCAATGTCTGCAATGTTTCCATTTTAAAACACCCATCCATG GTGAAGATAAGGGAGTAA
- the LOC18590764 gene encoding DNA repair protein RAD51 homolog 4 isoform X1, protein MAPLKNLEQDYTIIDSNFLNFCASHGIFSVEDFLIHDLYKLAAFAEQNISSERLKEGITQVLSIIDDMHQPWLNGMELLEDAKRNKHSLPTGIQGIDFLLGGGIRVGQLTELVGPSSSGKTQVCLQTASNVASNHMGTVVYLDTGNSFSPQRIAHFLGMTNELASSEIKNQILQRVMSNILCHSVFDIFEMFDVLHKLEYRLRSQDRGVCQMRLLIIDSISLLITPVLGGTSSQGRALMVSAGYLLKKLADQHNLAVLVTNHTVGGEGGTSKPALGESWKSIPHSRLLLSCDRGSNVCNVSILKHPSMTGEDKGVRWEREINMHLDTTATAIEWALAELINNPAVLEKARQVMEKVVGNNRIVQESDTANLPYIQAII, encoded by the exons ATGGCGCCGTTGAAAAATCTAGAGCAAGACTATACGATTATAGACTCCAATTTCCTAAATTTCTGCGCTTCTCACGGAATTTTCTCAG TCGAAGATTTCCTGATTCATGATCTCTATAAGTTAGCCGCTTTCGCggaacaaaatatttcttcaGAGAGATTAAAGGAG GGAATTACACAAGTCCTCTCTATCATAGATGATATGCATCAGCCATGGTTGAATGGGATGGAATTGTTGGAAGATGCTAAAAGGAATAAACACTCTTTACCAACTGGAATTCAAGG GATTGATTTTTTACTTGGAGGTGGAATCCGTGTTGGCCAATTAACTGAATTAGTTGGACCATCATCCTCTGGTAAAACACAA GTTTGCCTACAAACTGCATCAAATGTGGCGAGTAATCATATGGGCACTGTTGTGTACTTAGATACAGGCAACTCTTTTTCCCCTCAACGCATTGCCCACTTCCTTGGAATGACTAATGAGCTTGCATCTTCTGAG ATCAAAAACCAAATTCTGCAAAGAGTAATGAGCAACATATTGTGTCACTCTGTGTTTGACATCTTTGAGATGTTTGATGTGCTACATAAGCTAGAATATCGATTGAGATCTCAG GACAGAGGAGTCTGTCAGATGCGATTGCTAATAATTGATTCAATCTCATTGCTGATCACCCCTGTACTCGGAGGAACCAGCTCACAGG GGCGTGCTTTGATGGTTTCTGCTGGATATTTGCTGAAAAAGCTTGCAGATCAGCATAATCTTGCGGTGCTT gtgaccaatcataCAGTGGGTGGTGAGGGAGGGACTTCCAAACCAGCTCTTGGAGAGAGTTGGAAGAGCATCCCACATTCAAGGCTTCTTCTGTCCTGTGACCGTGGGAGCAATGTCTGCAATGTTTCCATTTTAAAACACCCATCCATG ACAGGTGAAGATAAGGGAGTAAGGTGGGAGAGGGAGATTAATATGCATTTAGATACGACAGCCACTGCAATTGAATGGGCACTGGCCGAGCTCATCAACAACCCAGCAGTGCTTGAGAAAGCGAGGCAGGTGATGGAAAAAGTTGTTGGAAACAATAGAATAGTACAAGAATCAGACACTGCAAATCTTCCATACATTCAAGCTATCATATAG
- the LOC18590764 gene encoding DNA repair protein RAD51 homolog 4 isoform X2: MAPLKNLEQDYTIIDSNFLNFCASHGIFSVEDFLIHDLYKLAAFAEQNISSERLKEGITQVLSIIDDMHQPWLNGMELLEDAKRNKHSLPTGIQGIDFLLGGGIRVGQLTELVGPSSSGKTQVCLQTASNVASNHMGTVVYLDTGNSFSPQRIAHFLGMTNELASSEIKNQILQRVMSNILCHSVFDIFEMFDVLHKLEYRLRSQDRGVCQMRLLIIDSISLLITPVLGGTSSQGRALMVSAGYLLKKLADQHNLAVLVTNHTVGGEGGTSKPALGESWKSIPHSRLLLSCDRGSNVCNVSILKHPSMAGFTTHSVHHQRLLKFVIPVAESSNKGAN, translated from the exons ATGGCGCCGTTGAAAAATCTAGAGCAAGACTATACGATTATAGACTCCAATTTCCTAAATTTCTGCGCTTCTCACGGAATTTTCTCAG TCGAAGATTTCCTGATTCATGATCTCTATAAGTTAGCCGCTTTCGCggaacaaaatatttcttcaGAGAGATTAAAGGAG GGAATTACACAAGTCCTCTCTATCATAGATGATATGCATCAGCCATGGTTGAATGGGATGGAATTGTTGGAAGATGCTAAAAGGAATAAACACTCTTTACCAACTGGAATTCAAGG GATTGATTTTTTACTTGGAGGTGGAATCCGTGTTGGCCAATTAACTGAATTAGTTGGACCATCATCCTCTGGTAAAACACAA GTTTGCCTACAAACTGCATCAAATGTGGCGAGTAATCATATGGGCACTGTTGTGTACTTAGATACAGGCAACTCTTTTTCCCCTCAACGCATTGCCCACTTCCTTGGAATGACTAATGAGCTTGCATCTTCTGAG ATCAAAAACCAAATTCTGCAAAGAGTAATGAGCAACATATTGTGTCACTCTGTGTTTGACATCTTTGAGATGTTTGATGTGCTACATAAGCTAGAATATCGATTGAGATCTCAG GACAGAGGAGTCTGTCAGATGCGATTGCTAATAATTGATTCAATCTCATTGCTGATCACCCCTGTACTCGGAGGAACCAGCTCACAGG GGCGTGCTTTGATGGTTTCTGCTGGATATTTGCTGAAAAAGCTTGCAGATCAGCATAATCTTGCGGTGCTT gtgaccaatcataCAGTGGGTGGTGAGGGAGGGACTTCCAAACCAGCTCTTGGAGAGAGTTGGAAGAGCATCCCACATTCAAGGCTTCTTCTGTCCTGTGACCGTGGGAGCAATGTCTGCAATGTTTCCATTTTAAAACACCCATCCATG GCAGGATTCACCACACATTCGGTACACCATCAAAGGCTGTTGAAGTTTGTGATTCCAGTAGCTGAAAGTTCAAATAAGGGCGCGAATTAA
- the LOC18590764 gene encoding DNA repair protein RAD51 homolog 4 isoform X5, with product MAPLKNLEQDYTIIDSNFLNFCASHGIFSVEDFLIHDLYKLAAFAEQNISSERLKEGITQVLSIIDDMHQPWLNGMELLEDAKRNKHSLPTGIQGIDFLLGGGIRVGQLTELVGPSSSGKTQVCLQTASNVASNHMGTVVYLDTGNSFSPQRIAHFLGMTNELASSEIKNQILQRVMSNILCHSVFDIFEMFDVLHKLEYRLRSQDRGVCQMRLLIIDSISLLITPVLGGTSSQGRALMVSAGYLLKKLADQHNLAVLVTNHTVGGEGGTSKPALGESWKSIPHSRLLLSCDRGSNVCNVSILKHPSMRPS from the exons ATGGCGCCGTTGAAAAATCTAGAGCAAGACTATACGATTATAGACTCCAATTTCCTAAATTTCTGCGCTTCTCACGGAATTTTCTCAG TCGAAGATTTCCTGATTCATGATCTCTATAAGTTAGCCGCTTTCGCggaacaaaatatttcttcaGAGAGATTAAAGGAG GGAATTACACAAGTCCTCTCTATCATAGATGATATGCATCAGCCATGGTTGAATGGGATGGAATTGTTGGAAGATGCTAAAAGGAATAAACACTCTTTACCAACTGGAATTCAAGG GATTGATTTTTTACTTGGAGGTGGAATCCGTGTTGGCCAATTAACTGAATTAGTTGGACCATCATCCTCTGGTAAAACACAA GTTTGCCTACAAACTGCATCAAATGTGGCGAGTAATCATATGGGCACTGTTGTGTACTTAGATACAGGCAACTCTTTTTCCCCTCAACGCATTGCCCACTTCCTTGGAATGACTAATGAGCTTGCATCTTCTGAG ATCAAAAACCAAATTCTGCAAAGAGTAATGAGCAACATATTGTGTCACTCTGTGTTTGACATCTTTGAGATGTTTGATGTGCTACATAAGCTAGAATATCGATTGAGATCTCAG GACAGAGGAGTCTGTCAGATGCGATTGCTAATAATTGATTCAATCTCATTGCTGATCACCCCTGTACTCGGAGGAACCAGCTCACAGG GGCGTGCTTTGATGGTTTCTGCTGGATATTTGCTGAAAAAGCTTGCAGATCAGCATAATCTTGCGGTGCTT gtgaccaatcataCAGTGGGTGGTGAGGGAGGGACTTCCAAACCAGCTCTTGGAGAGAGTTGGAAGAGCATCCCACATTCAAGGCTTCTTCTGTCCTGTGACCGTGGGAGCAATGTCTGCAATGTTTCCATTTTAAAACACCCATCCATG CGGCCATCTTGA
- the LOC18590764 gene encoding DNA repair protein RAD51 homolog 4 isoform X3 has protein sequence MAPLKNLEQDYTIIDSNFLNFCASHGIFSVEDFLIHDLYKLAAFAEQNISSERLKEGITQVLSIIDDMHQPWLNGMELLEDAKRNKHSLPTGIQGIDFLLGGGIRVGQLTELVGPSSSGKTQVCLQTASNVASNHMGTVVYLDTGNSFSPQRIAHFLGMTNELASSEIKNQILQRVMSNILCHSVFDIFEMFDVLHKLEYRLRSQDRGVCQMRLLIIDSISLLITPVLGGTSSQGRALMVSAGYLLKKLADQHNLAVLVTNHTVGGEGGTSKPALGESWKSIPHSRLLLSCDRGSNVCNVSILKHPSMASGEAARFVI, from the exons ATGGCGCCGTTGAAAAATCTAGAGCAAGACTATACGATTATAGACTCCAATTTCCTAAATTTCTGCGCTTCTCACGGAATTTTCTCAG TCGAAGATTTCCTGATTCATGATCTCTATAAGTTAGCCGCTTTCGCggaacaaaatatttcttcaGAGAGATTAAAGGAG GGAATTACACAAGTCCTCTCTATCATAGATGATATGCATCAGCCATGGTTGAATGGGATGGAATTGTTGGAAGATGCTAAAAGGAATAAACACTCTTTACCAACTGGAATTCAAGG GATTGATTTTTTACTTGGAGGTGGAATCCGTGTTGGCCAATTAACTGAATTAGTTGGACCATCATCCTCTGGTAAAACACAA GTTTGCCTACAAACTGCATCAAATGTGGCGAGTAATCATATGGGCACTGTTGTGTACTTAGATACAGGCAACTCTTTTTCCCCTCAACGCATTGCCCACTTCCTTGGAATGACTAATGAGCTTGCATCTTCTGAG ATCAAAAACCAAATTCTGCAAAGAGTAATGAGCAACATATTGTGTCACTCTGTGTTTGACATCTTTGAGATGTTTGATGTGCTACATAAGCTAGAATATCGATTGAGATCTCAG GACAGAGGAGTCTGTCAGATGCGATTGCTAATAATTGATTCAATCTCATTGCTGATCACCCCTGTACTCGGAGGAACCAGCTCACAGG GGCGTGCTTTGATGGTTTCTGCTGGATATTTGCTGAAAAAGCTTGCAGATCAGCATAATCTTGCGGTGCTT gtgaccaatcataCAGTGGGTGGTGAGGGAGGGACTTCCAAACCAGCTCTTGGAGAGAGTTGGAAGAGCATCCCACATTCAAGGCTTCTTCTGTCCTGTGACCGTGGGAGCAATGTCTGCAATGTTTCCATTTTAAAACACCCATCCATG GCTTCTGGCGAGGCTGCAAGGTTTGTGATTTAG
- the LOC108663488 gene encoding pentatricopeptide repeat-containing protein At1g07740, mitochondrial — MFHSSSRVSRPINQIQRILVKHFVIIHRHSKHYHTFGPKKPTTKPDHETPQKTTKNRRRKWPPNPFVTNLKEIQDPDEALSLFHEYYQMGYKHDYPSYSSLIYKLAKSRNFEAVETLLGYLQNLNIHCQETLFNALFESYGKAHLIEKAIELFHKMPSFNCVRTVQSLNSVLNALVDNDRFFDAKVIFDKSPKMGFRPNSTTFNVMIKGLLKREAFDEACCLFDEMLERNVEPSVVTYNSFIGFLCKKGEMENAEGLVEDMVKKGKYPNAVTYALLMEGLCSLGKYKEAKKLMFDMEYKGCKTKVINFGVLMTYLGKRGEIEEAKSLLREMKKRRFKPDVVIYNILVNYLCKEGRVGEAYKVLIEMQVKGCEPNAATYRMMVDGFCMVGDLEGALKVLNVMFTSGHCPRLETLCQLVAGLLKCGKIDGACFVLEEMEKRKMSFDLEDWGALVRDACGGDDTNDLQTQLILVASD; from the coding sequence aTGTTCCATTCTTCCTCAAGAGTGTCAAGACCTATAAACCAAATACAACGAATTCTAGTAAAGCATTTCGTGATTATCCACAGACATTCTAAACATTACCACACTTTTGGTCCTAAAAAACCAACGACCAAACCCGACCATGAAACTCCTCAAAAAACCACAAAAAACCGACGCAGAAAATGGCCACCGAACCCTTTTGTCacaaatttgaaagaaatacaAGACCCAGATGAAGCTTTGTCTCTTTTCCATGAATATTACCAAATGGGGTATAAACATGATTATCCCTCATATTCTTCTCTGATTTACAAACTTGCAAAGTCTCGAAATTTCGAAGCTGTTGAAACCCTTCTTGGCTATTTGCAAAATCTTAATATTCATTGCCAGGAAaccctttttaatgctttgtTTGAAAGTTATGGAAAAGCCCATTTGATTGAAAAAGCCATTGAACTTTTCCATAAAATGCCTTCTTTTAATTGTGTCCGCACGGTTCAATCTTTGAACTCGGTTCTTAATGCTCTTGTCGATAACGATAGGTTTTTTGATGCAAAAGTGATCTTTGATAAGTCACCAAAGATGGGTTTTCGCCCGAATTCGACAACATTCAATGTAATGATCAAAGGGCTGCTTAAAAGGGAGGCGTTTGATGAAGCTTGCTGTTTGTTTGATGAAATGCTTGAGAGAAACGTGGAACCCAGTGTTGTTACTTACAATAGTTTTATAGGGTTTTTGTGTAAAAAGGGTGAGATGGAAAATGCTGAAGGTTTAGTTGAAGACATGGTTAAGAAAGGGAAGTATCCAAATGCTGTGACTTATGCTTTGTTAATGGAAGGTTTGTGTTCTCTAGGTAAATACAAGGAAGCTAAAAAACTGATGTTTGATATGGAATATAAAGGTTGTAAAACAAAAGTTATTAACTTTGGGGTTTTGATGACCTATCTTGGAAAGAGAGGGGAGATTGAGGAAGCTAAATCATTGCTTCgtgaaatgaagaaaaggcGGTTTAAGCCCGATGTTGTGATTTACAATATATTGGTGAATTATCTTTGCAAGGAAGGTAGAGTTGGAGAGGCCTATAAAGTTTTGATTGAAATGCAGGTTAAAGGTTGTGAACCTAATGCTGCTACATATAGGATGATGGTTGATGGGTTCTGTATGGTTGGGGATTTGGAAGGAGCTTTGAAGGTTTTGAATGTGATGTTCACAAGTGGACATTGTCCGCGGTTGGAAACATTATGTCAGTTGGTTGCCGGGCTATTGAAGTGTGGGAAGATTGATGGTGCTTGCTTTGTTTTGGAGGAGATGGAGAAGAGAAAGATGAGCTTTGATTTGGAGGATTGGGGAGCTTTGGTTAGGGATGCTTGTGGTGGAGATGATACTAATGACCTCCAAACTCAACTTATCTTGGTCGCTAGTGATTAG
- the LOC18590765 gene encoding dirigent protein 25, giving the protein MATSTLLLSITILALTITCAAVARVLDEEDNPVPTTVPDDPSSVAPPVAGAAPVVASSAAVTGTTVTSAADPHHPLTFFMHDILGGSNPSARAVSGIVSNPAVSGQVPFAKPNGANLPVNNGVSVNSNNNGIINNNNVPFLTSLGGTSATNAVQNNGNNPINNGIGGVAVLSGGQVPAGSTIQKFMFGTLTVIDDELTEGHELGSGLIGKAEGFYVASSIDGNSQTIAFTAMFESGGYADSISFFGVHRTAVSESQLAIMGGTGKYLNAKGSAIVKTFPTTNQHETDGFETLLQFTVYLSY; this is encoded by the coding sequence ATGGCAACCTCCACGCTCCTTCTCTCCATCACAATCTTAGCTCTCACAATCACCTGTGCGGCTGTTGCTCGAGTCCTTGATGAGGAGGACAATCCTGTTCCCACCACTGTACCTGATGATCCTAGTTCAGTGGCACCACCCGTTGCTGGTGCTGCTCCTGTTGTTGCTTCCTCAGCTGCTGTCACTGGCACTACAGTGACCAGTGCCGCAGACCCCCACCATCCACTTACTTTCTTCATGCATGACATACTTGGCGGATCAAACCCCTCAGCAAGAGCTGTTAGTGGGATTGTCTCCAACCCAGCAGTCAGTGGTCAAGTCCCCTTTGCCAAGCCTAATGGTGCAAACCTTCCAGTTAACAATGGTGTTTCTGTCAACAGCAATAATAATGGAATCATTAACAACAACAACGTTCCCTTTCTCACTAGCCTTGGTGGTACTAGTGCAACCAATGCCGTTCAAAACAATGGAAACAACCCAATAAATAATGGCATCGGGGGGGTTGCCGTCCTGAGTGGAGGTCAAGTCCCTGCAGGAAGTACTATTCAAAAGTTCATGTTTGGGACATTGACAGTTATAGACGATGAGCTAACTGAAGGGCATGAGCTTGGTTCAGGTTTGATTGGCAAGGCAGAAGGGTTTTATGTGGCTAGTTCCATTGATGGGAACAGCCAGACCATAGCTTTCACAGCCATGTTTGAGAGCGGTGGCTATGCGGATAGCATCAGCTTTTTTGGTGTGCATAGGACTGCTGTTTCAGAGTCCCAACTTGCAATCATGGGTGGCACTGGTAAGTACTTGAATGCTAAGGGATCCGCCATTGTCAAGACATTTCCAACTACAAACCAGCATGAAACCGATGGATTTGAGACTCTACTGCAGTTTACTGTTTATCTTTCTTACTAG
- the LOC18590766 gene encoding dirigent protein 24, which yields MVKELCMKGTLHLLLLAITIKYVHGAMLLPDDSTLPPVPPPETIATNFIPTPVANAAATVGPAVTPPTPSTSSSLAATTLSFFMHDIFGGSAPSVRVVAGIIAIPQVNGIPFSKPNAGVFPKRGGVPLITATKGVIINNNLPFPSGLNGATANTVINNNGNNNLIRTNNKRLPFVTAGQLPQGATLQKLLFGTTTVIDDELTEGHEIGSSIIGKAQGFYLASSMDGSSHTMAFTAMFHYGDDHDAGDDAISFFGVHRTAALESHIAVVGGTGKHENAQGYAVIQTLQHTNEHTTDGIDTLLQFTVFLTH from the coding sequence ATGGTCAAAGAGCTATGCATGAAGGGCACATTGCACCTCTTGCTCTTAGCCATCACCATAAAATATGTGCATGGAGCAATGCTCCTTCCTGACGATAGCACTCTCCCACCTGTACCGCCACCTGAAACCATAGCAACCAATTTCATTCCTACACCTGTAGCAAACGCAGCTGCGACAGTTGGTCCCGCCGTCACACCTCCAACCCCCAGCACTAGCAGCTCCCTGGCTGCAACCACGTTGTCATTCTTTATGCATGACATATTCGGTGGCTCCGCTCCGTCAGTAAGGGTTGTGGCTGGGATCATTGCCATTCCCCAAGTCAACGGAATCCCTTTCTCGAAACCCAATGCTGGCGTCTTCCCAAAACGTGGTGGTGTCCCTTTGATCACTGCTACCAAGGGCGTCATCATCAACAACAACCTTCCATTCCCTTCAGGGCTAAATGGTGCAACAGCCAACACTGTAATTAACAACAATGGTAACAACAATTTGATCAGAACAAATAACAAAAGACTCCCATTTGTCACTGCTGGTCAGCTCCCACAAGGAGCTACCCTGCAAAAACTCTTGTTTGGAACAACAACCGTGATCGATGATGAATTAACTGAAGGGCATGAAATAGGCTCTTCTATAATTGGTAAAGCACAGGGGTTTTATCTGGCAAGTTCGATGGATGGTAGCAGCCATACAATGGCATTTACTGCCATGTTTCACTATGGTGATGATCATGATGCTGGGGATGATGCCATTAGTTTCTTTGGGGTGCACCGCACGGCTGCGCTTGAGTCTCATATTGCTGTAGTTGGTGGAACTGGAAAACACGAGAATGCTCAAGGGTATGCCGTAATTCAGACCCTTCAGCACACAAATGAGCACACCACGGATGGAATCGACACGCTTCTTCAGTTTACTGTCTTCTTAACACACTAA
- the LOC18590767 gene encoding uncharacterized protein LOC18590767 — protein MKRMDFFCASPASTAICSSVDHRSMVRRGHRPIDRQNSKPYAPCSSQLPIIPRPFHEKNRKSSVKPSDVRRKSSADTHDLNSPPGSARYLLSDRPFIDWLSESDRVSALVPAQPAKPEHVSSNDSPALKSSSSARSSRDQVVVLRVSIHCKGCEGKVRKHISKMEGVTSFSIDLPTKKVTVIGDVTPSSVLASVSRVKNAQLWPSTTPSSSPSSPMVKMSH, from the exons ATGAAAAGAATGGATTTTTTCTGTGCTTCTCCAGCTTCCACAGCCATCTGCTCTAGCGTGGACCATCGTTCCATGGTCCGCCGCGGCCATAGGCCTATCGACCGTCAAAATTCTAAGCCCTACGCACCTTGTTCATCACAGTTGCCTATAATCCCTAGGCCTTTCCATGAAAAGAATAGAAAGAGCTCTGTCAAACCAAGTGATGTACGTCGAAAAAGCTCTGCTGATACCCATGATCTAAATAGTCCTCCTGGTTCCGCTAGGTATCTTCTAAGTGATAGACCCTTTATTGATTGGTTATCAGAATCTGATCGTGTCTCAGCATTGGTTCCTGCTCAGCCTGCAAAGCCTGAGCATGTAAGCTCCAACGATTCTCCTGCTTTGAAGTCTTCTTCATCGGCTCGGTCGTCTCGCGACCAG GTGGTGGTTTTAAGGGTGTCAATCCATTGCAAAGGATGTGAAGGAAAAGTAAGAAAGCATATCTCCAAAATGGAAG GAGTGACATCATTCAGTATAGATTTGCCCACAAAGAAAGTGACAGTAATTGGGGATGTAACTCCCTCAAGCGTGCTAGCAAGTGTGTCCAGGGTGAAGAATGCACAGCTCTGGCCATCTACAACACCATCATCCTCTCCATCTTCCCCAATGGTGAAAATGAGTCActga